Genomic DNA from Porites lutea chromosome 4, jaPorLute2.1, whole genome shotgun sequence:
CTGAATTATTCGAAAGAAAAGTGTTTTTACCCCTTTGTTCTCGAAATATACTTTCCGCGGTTTACATAACACTATTTTGTAACTTAAATGTGTCATCGATATTTTAAATGTACTGTGGTTTGGAAGTCAAAAGATCAAGTGCGTAAATGGTAATGAGCAATTTATGAACTATTCCTTTTCTTTAACTCGTACTACTCGGGAAAAATTTTGCCAGTCTTAAAGATTGTTTTCAGTCACGTGATTGCCTTTTAATTTggcgccatattggtgcacatGACATGTAACCATATAACACGAAGCTAGTTCAGTAGCAACAAAATTATGGTTTTATGCGCGGTTTTTGGCTTTTGGACGAGAAGTTTCCGTGATAAGGGAATTTATATGGCAAGATTACTTTCATGACGGGCAGCAATGAATTTGTGTCACTACAATTCTATAAACtgaacattttttccttttttggcaGTGGCAGTAGCGTCTTCGCAATCATTACCAGCTACAGTCTTGGGAAAGAGAGGCTACAGAAGACATCATGGAGCTCACAATAAAAGTAAGCTGTTTTAACTTTTAGCTACATGTGCTGGTCTGCCAAAGAAAAGATCCCACAAAACGACTTACAGAAAGGTCCGAGTATTCATCCGCATGTTCAaaaattagcctgagaaaagagCCGACATTTAGCAAAGCCACCGTGACGTCTGATGAACGAGtgaagaaatttcatactgattacgtgacactacccagatctgggtagtccTCCTGATTTTtggctgaaaatttgcttcatcccATCAGAAGCACCAACCACATCTGGGTAGTGTGGCGTGCTGGGCCATCAGTACtacagacgtcattttgcgggaaAACGAGTAGCGGAGACGCGatatgtcagctgttttctcaggctaattcCAAAATCTGTATATTTGGAACACAATGAGCATGTgataaaatttctttaaaagtatAACGTTTAAAGTCGACTGTTTGTTCTGTAGAGCGTTCAATAGACCCACTCTGAAACTGAAAAATTGTCAGTAATATAATGCAAAAGTGCAgagaagccaagaaaaaattTTCCCCTCCTGATAAGGGTTTATAGATACATCCTATGCAAGTTCTAGATTCTATGCAAAGTTACTTGCGTGATGCAAGTAAGTCAGTGTGTTGCTTTGCTTTAGTCCAGCGTACTAGCGAGTTGCGAACTCCTGTGGCTACCCCAAAACCTGCTCGCCATGTGAGTTGTCCATAGCTCTGTGGTCAAAGCGACTTCTACCGCATCCGGAGGGTCGtgggtaataataataataataataataataataataataataataataataataataataataataataataataataatagtaataataataagaacgtggagcattcatCGGAGTAAGCGCCAAGGGAACTCatggagagatttacaaatCTCACACATATGTAATTTGTACTCATTTCATTGATCAAGttaagatatttttctttcttacgcaGAACATATAGGCACTTGGACtggattagaaaaaaaaaaataataataataataatattaattaataataattatttttagatagttttatttttttattaactttttgatgcttttctaaaaaaaaaaaaaagaaagaaataattaaaaaaaaaaaaaaaataataatgataatgataataataataatagttatattagagtggaaccccattaatacggtcaccaatcgGTCAAAAACAGTTAGCCGTATTATCGGGGAGggctcaaatttcatgacttgaggGCCGTAATGACAAATAAACCGTGCATCGCATTCGCATTTCTTGAACAACGGTTCTCATTAATAAACAACCGAAATGTGGATATCGCGTACAGTAATTgaaaaaattacttatttcCTGCAGTacataaaacacttttaaaattcGGCTATAAAGTTGCAACAAGTGCACTTTATGTGTGTATACTGTAGTCTAAAAACAGTACAAGAACAGGCTCAGAGTACCAGCAGGTCAATAAAATTGACATGTCACaggtattttaattttctaaatttccaACAAGTGGCCGCATTAACGGATTTGAAATGTGGCcgttggccgtattaacgggtgactGCATTAACGGAGGTTTTCAATACGGAAATCTATGACCGTTTTGCCAGGccgaaaaaaagtggccgtaataagtCTAATgacgaggtgaccgtattaccgaggtagccttaaggcggggttccaccgtaataataatgataataagacCGAGTTAGGCAACAGTAACTATAGCAATATTTTGTTCCACTGCATTTTTCTCAGGTGCTCTGCTTTGGACTCTTTCCCTTCCTTGTGTCTGGACTCCTCCGCCCATCTTCAGAAAATCGTCTCGGCTGGAGCCGCGTTCGCCGGCCTTTCACTCCTAAACCAATTACCCGCCAAGTCGTGGTTCCCACTACTCGCCGTCCAGTGGCCCAAATTCCGAAGGAAAAATGCTCTCGTATCGTGGACAAGGTACCCAAGTTACCTCGCTATTATTACCGTTTCAGGAAGTTTAGACGTCCACTTTGCGTACGTCTTAATGAATCCCAGTTGTTACAGATGCTCAAAGATGTTGGAGGGTATAACCCAAGGTATGTGGGCATTAACAGAGAAGCTGTATGTAACTTCACCGACCTTTCACAAAACGCCAAGCTCTTACCAAGGAATTCATCACGGCCTGTACGACCAAAACGACAAAAACGCATGGTTACTTTACCTGGTACCACCCTTAAACGAGGCTGCTGGGGGCGTGGCTCTTTCTTGG
This window encodes:
- the LOC140933933 gene encoding uncharacterized protein; amino-acid sequence: MELTIKVLCFGLFPFLVSGLLRPSSENRLGWSRVRRPFTPKPITRQVVVPTTRRPVAQIPKEKCSRIVDKVPKLPRYYYRFRKFRRPLCVRLNESQLLQMLKDVGGYNPRYVGINREAVCNFTDLSQNAKLLPRNSSRPVRPKRQKRMVTLPGTTLKRGCWGRGSFLDGTPLLRMCTECSATTHLPANIFPPFINEVLCGDNDGYCHLRRGRCIQKFLVFTFLKNTEEFERDDDLSEDLGMDVYKEKYDTINYQIRSCCDCGNFAFPIG